The window CAGGTAATGGTTCCCGCCCCTATATTGACACGTTTGCCAATCACCGAATCTCCCAGATAGGATAAATGATTGGCCTTTGATTCTTCTCCGATTTCGGTTTTTTTAATTTCAACAAAATTTCCGATGTGCGCTTTTTTACGGATAATGGAACCGGGCCGTAAATGGGCAAAAGGACCGATCACCACGGCTTCCTCGAGAATGCTGTCGGTAATGACACAAAATTCCTTGATCAAGACGGAGTTTTGAATCCTGGAATTGGAAATAATGACGTTAGAATGAAGCGTGCATTCCTCCCCTATCCTGCTCCCCTTTTTAATATAAACACCCGGATAAATTACCGTATCTTTCCCGATGATCACTCCTTCTTCGATGTAGGTATGGTGCGGGTCGATCAAGGTCACTCCGGCTTTCATCCATTTTTCCGCGGCCCGTTTTCGGAGGAGGGCTTCCGCGCTGGATAAGTCCACGCGATTATTAATCCCCATGACCTCTTCAGGCTGACCGACATGAACGGTTTCCACGGCCTTTTTGTTTTTGACGGCGGAAGCGACAATATCGGTAAGATAAATTTCATCCTGGACGTTTTTTGAAGAAAATTCCTTAAGCGCCTTAAAGGCAAACCGGGAGTTCATCAAATAAATTCCGGTGTTGACTTCTGCGATTTTTCTCTGAAGAGGCGTCGCGTCCCTCTCTTCAACAATTTTTTGAATCTTTCCCCGGCGATCCCTGATAATCCGGCCATATCCTTCGGGATGTTCGAGCCCGGCCGTTAATAAAGATAGCGTGGCGCTTTTTTCCTGATGGTTCCGAATCAGCGAGAGCAAGGTCTCATGAGAAATAAACGGGGTGTCCCCATTTAAGACCAGAATGGTCTTGTCTTGATTAACAAAAAGTTTTTCAGCCTGCGCAAGGGCATGACCCGTCCCTAACTGTTTTTCTTGATAAACAAACTGCGCCTCTGGAAAGTCCTTCATAACGACTTCTTTAACTTTTTCGTTCTGACGCCCCAGGACCAAAATGATTCGCTCGATGGAAACAGGTTTGATCCGGTCAAGCAAATGGAGAATCATCGGACGCCCTCCGATAGGATGAAGGACCTTTATCCGCTTTGATTTCATCCGGGTTCCCAAACCGGCCGACAGAATGACGGCGTCAATCGGTTTCATAAGAGTTTTCTCGTCTCCGAGCCCTCAGGACCCCCGGGTTTCCCTTTTCTGGAAGGGGGATTATAGGTGCCGGTCGAGATCACCATTTTCATTCCTTCTTCAACCGTCATCGAAAGAGGTTTGACCTCCTTTTCGGAAATCAACAACATATAACCGCCTGTCGGATTCGGGGTTGTGGGAACATAAACATTCACCAAACGCTCACCGGCAATGGAGAGGATCTCCTCATTGGGAATGCCGGTTGTAAACGCCACCGTATAGCAACCTTTCCGGGGAAATTCCACCAAAACCACCCGGCTTAATTTTTCCTTATTTTGGCTGGAAAAGGTGTCGACAATCGCTTTAACCAATGAATAAACATTCCGGACCAGTGGAACTTTATTGAGGAAATCCTCCCAAACTTGAATTAACTTTCGCCCAAAAATATTGGCGACCAGGAGTCCGGTTAAAAAGATTAAAATGAGAAGGGAAATAATCCCGAAACCGGGAACATAAAAATTAAACTTTCTTTGCAAAAAACTTCCAAAAACACCGTCTAAAGAGGTAAATAAGGTTCTCAGGATCAGGTACGTTCCCCACATGGGGGTAATCACAATAAGACCGGTAATGAAATAATTTCTCAAAATAGGACCAAGCTTTGACAAGGAAGTTCCCCTATATTCAAAAATAAAACACAGATTGGAGTTGAAAAAAATAATACTCTATTTGTTAAAACCCGCGCAAGCATTTTAAATCTGACAACGATTAAAATTAGCCCATGAGATAGGATTTGTAACTCCTT is drawn from Nitrospirota bacterium and contains these coding sequences:
- the glmU gene encoding bifunctional UDP-N-acetylglucosamine diphosphorylase/glucosamine-1-phosphate N-acetyltransferase GlmU — translated: MKPIDAVILSAGLGTRMKSKRIKVLHPIGGRPMILHLLDRIKPVSIERIILVLGRQNEKVKEVVMKDFPEAQFVYQEKQLGTGHALAQAEKLFVNQDKTILVLNGDTPFISHETLLSLIRNHQEKSATLSLLTAGLEHPEGYGRIIRDRRGKIQKIVEERDATPLQRKIAEVNTGIYLMNSRFAFKALKEFSSKNVQDEIYLTDIVASAVKNKKAVETVHVGQPEEVMGINNRVDLSSAEALLRKRAAEKWMKAGVTLIDPHHTYIEEGVIIGKDTVIYPGVYIKKGSRIGEECTLHSNVIISNSRIQNSVLIKEFCVITDSILEEAVVIGPFAHLRPGSIIRKKAHIGNFVEIKKTEIGEESKANHLSYLGDSVIGKRVNIGAGTITCNYDGVGKHQTVIGDDVFVGSDTQFIAPVTVESGSVIGAGSTIVENIPKESLSLSRAPQIIKKGWVSRKKIKIKKER
- a CDS encoding DUF502 domain-containing protein, coding for MSKLGPILRNYFITGLIVITPMWGTYLILRTLFTSLDGVFGSFLQRKFNFYVPGFGIISLLILIFLTGLLVANIFGRKLIQVWEDFLNKVPLVRNVYSLVKAIVDTFSSQNKEKLSRVVLVEFPRKGCYTVAFTTGIPNEEILSIAGERLVNVYVPTTPNPTGGYMLLISEKEVKPLSMTVEEGMKMVISTGTYNPPSRKGKPGGPEGSETRKLL